The Brassica napus cultivar Da-Ae chromosome C7, Da-Ae, whole genome shotgun sequence genomic interval AACCTTTGTTCAAATAATCGGTTAGTTTATGATCTAACGCTGGAAAATTGTTATGTTTTTGTGGAATATTCAGACATGCTGTTGAAACGTATCCTGATAACAAGTATCTTGGTACACGAGCTCGTCCTGATGGAACCATTGGAGAgtaagttttttgaaaaactctTCTTTTAACTAACTTTTGAGCTGTGGTCTGTTTATGTTTATCATGTGATGTGTTTTTGTGTTTGAAGGTACACATGGATGACATATGCGGAAACAGCTTCtgctagacaagccataggttCTGGACTTCTATATAATGGAATTAATCATGTAAGTTGTCATTCTTCTTTGGATATGAAATATATAGCGAGCTGCATTCAAcgtttctagttttattgatccATATGATTTTGCCTTAAGACTTGAATTTAATGGAACAGGGAGCTTGCGTTGGACTCTATTTTATCAACAGACCAGAGTGGTTGGTTGTTGATCATGCTTGTGCAGCATATTCATTCATCTCTGTTCCTTTATACGATACACTTGGTACCTCATCTTATAACTTTTTGGAGTTTGAAAGAAattgtattttcttaaatatgatTTTCTGTGTTACACAGGTCCAGACGCTGTTAAGTTTGTTGTGAATCATGCCACTCTTCAGGCCATCTTTTGTGTACCACAAACCTTAAATACCGTAAgtgttgtttttatttgttccaTTATCTTTATGAGAATCAGTCGAAGTGGTCtaaactgtattttttttttaataatgggGGAACTATGAAGTTGCTAAGCTTCCTATCCGAAATCCCAACCATTCGTCTTGTTGTGGTATGTACTCCTTAAATTTGTAATTTCAgcaagtttttataaataattagcaCTTATTTATCTTTATCTGCACCTGTGATAAGGTGGTGGGAGGGGCTGATGAGAACTTGCCATCACTTCCTCCAGGTTCTGGAGTCAAAATTGTATCATACCAAAAGCTACTGAGCCAGGTAGCCTTCTACAATGTGTTGTTTGTATTGGTCATTAGCTTTTATGAATAGTTATTCCTTGTTTGGTAGTTAGAGAGACTTCATGTTGCTACTGGTTATTTTTTTTAGGGTCGCAGTAGCGTACATCCATTTTCTCCACCAAAACCTGAAGACATTGCAACCATATGCTACACAAGTGGAACCACAGGAACACCAAAGGTGAGTTGTTGTTTCCAGTTTCTGAAGccttatgtgtgttttctttgttcttctaGTTGAATTGATGCTGGAAAAAACATGGTGAATGAATCACTTTTGAAGCTAAAACGCACTTCacaatataattgttttttatatgaAGGGTGCTATGTTGAGTCATGAAAACTTGATATCAAATGTAGCCGGTTCCAGCTTGTCAATAAATTTCTTACCTGACGACATGTGAGTTGAAACTTTTCCCCTCACTTCTATAGTTTTAACTATTTTCTTATAGTGGAAGATCTTTAACTGAGATGTCTTCTGTCCTTATAGTTACATATCATATCTTCCGTTGGCGCACATATATGAACGTTCAAACCAGATAATGGGGGTGTATGGTGGTGTTTCCATCGGTTTTTATCAGGGGGTATGTCAATCTCATATCTCTTGTGACATATTGAGATGATCCTTGTAGTACAGAGTCAGACTAATTTAGATATTAACAGGATATCATGAAACTGATGGATGATTTGGCTGTGTTAAGGCCAACAGTATTCTGCAGTGTCCCTCGTTTATATAATCGAGTCTATGATGGGTAAGTCACCCTAATGTGTCCCATGTTATTGAGGAGTTATGTGGTTCTAtgttctaagttttttttttttattcttacagGATTACAAGTGCGGTAAAATCATCCGGGGTTACAAAAAGAAGGCTTTTCCAACTTGCCTATAACTCAAAGAAGAAAGCAATCTTAAATGGTAGTGTCTAATAGTAACAGTTTAAAAAAGTGAATCAGGTATACCTTTTGTTAAGCTCTTTGCATGTGTTCTTTAGGAAGGAGTCCATCTCCACTTTGGGACAAACTGGTCttcaacaaaataaaagaaaagctAGGTGGACGTGTTCGGTTCATGGGGTCTGGTGCTTCTCCCTTGTCACCTGATGTCATGGATTTCTTGAGAGTGTAAGTTTTCTTTTCTGTTGTAACGTGATTCACTCTCACTGGTCTCTAAGATTttttcatcatcatgtgtacaGATGCTTTGGATGTTCTGTGCGCGAAGGGTATGGTATGACCGAGACTTCTTGTGTCATAAGCTCTATGGATGAAGGTGACAATTTATCTGGCCATGTCGGATCCCCTAATCCAGCGTGTGGTAAGAAGCACAATGTGTGATATAAGATAATATTAGTGAAGAACTTTTAATCCAGTATGTATGATATGTGTACTAGATTTTGTATTTGAAAGTGTATTTTTTGGTCAGAGGTAAAACTCGTGGACGTTCCTGAAATGAATTACACATCGGAAGATCAACCATACCCACGTGGTGAAATCTGTGTTAGAGGGCCAATCATCTTTAAAGGCTATTACAAAGATGAAGAACAAACGTAACTCATTTTCTTCCTTATTATTGCTTTATATGTATAGATAAGTAGACACATTTTAGCTGAGCAGGAAAGAAATTATGGACGAGGATGGCTGGCTACACACGGGAGATATCGGGCTGTGGTTACCAGGTGGTCGTCTCAAGATCATTGACAGGTTTAATAAATTTGAAACAATCTCTGTTTTGATATTTCTTTGGTGGATAGAAGAATAGAAAAATCTTTGTTAAAACTTGCAATGTTCATGACAggaagaaaaacatatttaagtTGGCACAAGGGGAATACATTGCACCAGAAAAAATCGAAAATGTTTATACGAAATGTAGATTTGTTTCCCAGTGTTTCATACACGGTAATAACAAAAAGACTAAAACACATATGCTTCTTCTTCACTTGTGCTCTGTCTCAACCACGTCTGAAATGTCTATTAATGTTAGGTGATAGC includes:
- the LOC106348677 gene encoding long chain acyl-CoA synthetase 7, peroxisomal, whose translation is MEFSSPAQRRLQTLRSHLDSSQADDQPSLFLNATASAAPFSNEDSYSVVLPEKLDTGIWNVHRSAKSPTKLFSRFPDHPEIGTLHDNFVHAVETYPDNKYLGTRARPDGTIGEYTWMTYAETASARQAIGSGLLYNGINHGACVGLYFINRPEWLVVDHACAAYSFISVPLYDTLGPDAVKFVVNHATLQAIFCVPQTLNTLLSFLSEIPTIRLVVVVGGADENLPSLPPGSGVKIVSYQKLLSQGRSSVHPFSPPKPEDIATICYTSGTTGTPKGAMLSHENLISNVAGSSLSINFLPDDIYISYLPLAHIYERSNQIMGVYGGVSIGFYQGDIMKLMDDLAVLRPTVFCSVPRLYNRVYDGITSAVKSSGVTKRRLFQLAYNSKKKAILNGRSPSPLWDKLVFNKIKEKLGGRVRFMGSGASPLSPDVMDFLRVCFGCSVREGYGMTETSCVISSMDEGDNLSGHVGSPNPACEVKLVDVPEMNYTSEDQPYPRGEICVRGPIIFKGYYKDEEQTKEIMDEDGWLHTGDIGLWLPGGRLKIIDRKKNIFKLAQGEYIAPEKIENVYTKCRFVSQCFIHGDSFNSSLVAIVAVDPDVLKDWAASEDIKYENLGQLCKDPKVRKAVLAEMDIVGREAQLRGFEFAKAVTLVPEPFTLENGLLTPTFKVKRPQAKAYFAEAISKMYAEIAAWDPMPSKL